From a single Kiritimatiellia bacterium genomic region:
- a CDS encoding YqgE/AlgH family protein: MKKIPSCLEGYLLVAKPSLGDPNFRRSIVFMAHHQEDGALGFVVNRPLDKTVADVLKSSITIPEIFHKIPLLLGGPVTMEKLSIVVFQETPKTKAIRVKLGVPPDELENYVDQPSTWVRGFCGYSGWHGGQLEREIEEGAWEIRKPDRHIFDPRFIRGLWIFLIRNDNRWRLFVDAMPRSFSEN, from the coding sequence ATGAAAAAAATTCCTTCCTGCCTCGAGGGCTACCTGCTCGTCGCCAAGCCCAGTCTCGGCGATCCCAATTTTCGGCGTTCAATTGTTTTCATGGCGCATCATCAGGAGGACGGGGCGCTGGGCTTTGTCGTCAATCGGCCGCTGGACAAAACTGTCGCGGACGTTCTGAAGTCCTCAATCACCATCCCAGAAATTTTTCACAAAATCCCATTGTTGCTGGGCGGCCCTGTCACGATGGAGAAACTTTCGATCGTGGTCTTCCAAGAGACGCCCAAAACGAAGGCAATCCGCGTCAAGTTGGGCGTTCCTCCCGATGAACTTGAGAACTATGTGGACCAGCCCTCAACCTGGGTTCGTGGATTTTGCGGGTATTCAGGCTGGCACGGCGGCCAGCTCGAGCGCGAAATCGAGGAGGGCGCGTGGGAGATCCGCAAGCCCGATCGCCACATCTTTGATCCTCGGTTTATCCGCGGGCTTTGGATTTTCCTGATTCGGAATGATAACCGGTGGCGCCTTTTCGTCGATGCGATGCCGCGTTCTTTTTCCGAAAATTGA
- a CDS encoding aminopeptidase gives MSFDLAKLLRDVFDPDGTDRVLVMVDVPRPGDLFDADWQERIKMAGEWRNAFERFGATAAPLLRYPATGGNNADLPEFGEQDGRPVRIHEAIGEATLVVAMTRYSATAPLSAYVRSRANLRAASMPGVLRRMERSALSADYRLVGQRARILAERLDRAEGAIVRFETGHQCFFDLRFRRGHADDGDCTKNKQGFRLINLPSGEAFIVPYEGERPGDPSRTAGEIPIGRDGEIAVLKIAGNRIESIDGGGLAARLRTHFDLDPARRNIAELGLGCNDAAIVAGNVLEDEKAGFHWAYGRSEHLGGVTGPESFQDPSHVLHQDVVYAEGCPIRVDEVNLLYPGGASECIFRNGRYLVW, from the coding sequence ATGAGTTTTGATCTCGCGAAACTTTTGCGTGACGTTTTCGATCCCGACGGGACAGACCGTGTTCTCGTTATGGTCGATGTGCCTCGACCGGGGGATTTGTTCGACGCCGACTGGCAGGAGCGGATTAAAATGGCCGGGGAATGGCGCAATGCATTCGAGCGCTTCGGCGCCACGGCCGCTCCCTTGTTGCGCTATCCGGCAACGGGCGGGAACAACGCCGACCTGCCGGAATTCGGCGAACAGGACGGTCGGCCTGTGAGAATCCACGAAGCCATCGGCGAAGCAACGCTGGTGGTCGCGATGACCCGATACTCCGCCACCGCCCCTTTGTCCGCCTATGTTCGATCCCGCGCCAACCTGCGGGCTGCCAGCATGCCCGGTGTATTGCGGCGCATGGAGCGGTCGGCGCTCTCCGCCGACTATCGGCTGGTAGGCCAAAGAGCTCGAATTCTCGCTGAGAGGCTTGACCGCGCAGAGGGTGCGATCGTGCGATTTGAAACGGGTCATCAGTGTTTTTTTGACCTGCGCTTTCGGCGCGGTCATGCCGACGACGGCGATTGCACAAAAAACAAACAAGGATTCCGATTGATCAACCTGCCCAGCGGCGAGGCCTTTATCGTCCCCTACGAGGGTGAGCGGCCGGGCGATCCCAGCCGCACTGCTGGTGAAATTCCGATCGGCCGGGATGGCGAAATCGCGGTGCTGAAAATCGCCGGAAACCGAATCGAATCGATCGATGGCGGCGGTTTGGCGGCCCGTTTGCGGACACATTTCGATCTGGATCCCGCGCGCCGGAATATCGCCGAGCTCGGCTTGGGCTGCAACGACGCCGCGATTGTCGCCGGAAACGTGCTGGAGGATGAAAAAGCGGGATTCCATTGGGCGTACGGCCGCAGCGAGCATTTGGGCGGCGTGACAGGCCCGGAATCATTTCAGGACCCCTCGCATGTCCTTCATCAGGACGTCGTTTACGCGGAGGGTTGTCCGATTCGCGTGGACGAGGTTAACCTGCTGTATCCCGGCGGCGCTTCTGAATGCATCTTTCGGAATGGGCGCTACCTCGTTTGGTGA
- a CDS encoding helix-turn-helix domain-containing protein codes for METMGQVFKAARERKRISLSTAAARTRIKIQHLEAMERDDFSKMPAPAYARGFIRMYAEFLGLDAGPLIEEYTRLHDPTVRGRVTGKGKRQVASPPSPVAEERAPAESGSKGEVSHPRRIAWRIALPRLSASQWKRIGLAVAGLVLVVWVAAGVRRCARETTAQPSPFQFRRAPPAIAEEPPEPYLPIPEIPGGQP; via the coding sequence ATGGAAACGATGGGCCAGGTCTTCAAGGCGGCGCGCGAGCGGAAGCGGATCTCCCTGTCGACGGCTGCCGCTCGGACCCGAATCAAGATTCAACACCTTGAGGCAATGGAGCGGGATGACTTTTCAAAGATGCCCGCCCCCGCCTATGCCCGTGGTTTTATTCGCATGTATGCCGAATTTCTCGGTCTCGACGCCGGACCTCTGATCGAAGAATACACCCGGCTCCACGATCCGACCGTGCGCGGCCGAGTAACTGGAAAGGGGAAAAGGCAGGTTGCATCGCCGCCGTCTCCCGTCGCTGAGGAGCGGGCACCCGCCGAGTCCGGCAGTAAGGGCGAGGTTTCTCATCCAAGGCGGATTGCTTGGCGAATCGCGCTGCCCCGTTTATCGGCATCTCAGTGGAAGCGCATCGGTTTGGCTGTGGCCGGATTAGTTCTGGTTGTTTGGGTCGCAGCGGGCGTTCGGCGCTGCGCCCGCGAGACGACTGCCCAGCCGTCGCCGTTTCAATTCCGGCGCGCCCCGCCGGCAATCGCAGAGGAACCGCCGGAGCCGTATCTGCCAATTCCCGAGATTCCCGGAGGGCAGCCGTGA
- a CDS encoding DNA translocase FtsK: protein MALKKTTSPSGWLEAYGIVLLTLAMLSLLAILSYEPGDLPVFQAPPNDPPHNFIGPVGAWFAFILLMGFGLAAYGAPAVLLYDSLVCLLKREGRIWTKQLWSWVLLGAVAALLELWDLGEAKRLDLNITSPGGVVGEILTTRSLIYMWGPIGTGILMGGLAAISLVFMLEIRLVAVARHLWDIFVEIAERLREARRARMDRLRQLEEEQRELAKRRRRLEEAMRPTESTPVVRVRSKASELEPAPIQVKTATESKDEAEVDEVEPAEPAVSATTEDEVLSPRTESPAVAPERPPVRKSDRSAAAETATKLETQDQPPTALSPAGGASWVLPPIDLLEKVTGHPELASADVQAGGRLLKETLAEFGVEVDITNVERGPVVTRYELLPAPGVRVERITALSNNIALAMKAETVRVQAPIPGKGVVGIEVPNLKSTAVYLREIIESDVWQSGKFALPLCLGKDVGGRVQVADLAEMPHLLIAGATGSGKTVCMNTILTGLLMSRTPDQLRLMLVDPKIVEFSNYNHLPHLVVPVITDPKKVALGLRWAINEMERRYKLFARVGVRNIKAFNSRPQQKQAELFPEEQSAADAPQDVIPDRLPYIVIVVDELADLMMVAQAEIENQIARLAQLSRAVGIHMILATQRPSVNVITGTIKANFPARISFQVAQKVDSRTILDAAGADKLLGKGDMLFLPPGSPKLIRAQGAYTTDAEINRVIEFWKKQGVPQYESSIREKIEGKQVELPDMEEDDELLEQAIEIIRQTRRASTSSLQRRLRIGYTRAARIMDLLEQKGIVGPAQGADPREILIDLDGEIPGNPPEPKA from the coding sequence ATGGCTTTGAAAAAGACGACATCACCCAGCGGATGGCTGGAGGCGTATGGCATCGTGCTGCTGACGCTTGCGATGCTGAGCCTGCTTGCGATTTTGTCGTATGAGCCCGGAGATTTGCCCGTCTTTCAGGCGCCGCCGAATGACCCGCCCCATAACTTCATCGGACCGGTCGGAGCCTGGTTCGCGTTCATACTGCTGATGGGATTCGGGCTGGCGGCTTATGGGGCCCCGGCCGTCCTGCTCTATGACAGTTTGGTCTGCCTGCTGAAGCGGGAGGGGCGGATCTGGACAAAACAGCTCTGGAGCTGGGTGCTTCTTGGCGCCGTGGCTGCCCTGTTGGAGCTTTGGGATCTCGGCGAAGCGAAGCGGTTGGATCTGAACATCACCAGCCCCGGCGGGGTGGTCGGCGAAATCCTGACGACTCGCTCCCTGATCTACATGTGGGGTCCCATTGGCACCGGCATCCTCATGGGAGGTTTGGCGGCCATATCGCTGGTTTTCATGCTTGAGATCCGGCTCGTAGCGGTGGCCCGCCACCTCTGGGACATTTTTGTAGAGATCGCCGAACGACTGCGCGAGGCACGGAGAGCGCGTATGGACCGCCTCCGTCAGTTGGAGGAGGAGCAGCGAGAGCTCGCCAAGAGAAGGAGGCGACTCGAGGAGGCGATGAGGCCGACCGAATCTACGCCCGTGGTCCGTGTGCGCAGCAAAGCCTCTGAACTCGAACCCGCTCCGATTCAGGTCAAAACGGCCACGGAATCCAAGGATGAAGCCGAAGTCGATGAAGTGGAGCCCGCCGAACCTGCGGTGTCCGCGACGACCGAGGACGAAGTCCTTTCGCCTCGCACCGAAAGTCCAGCCGTGGCGCCCGAGCGACCCCCCGTTCGAAAAAGCGACCGCTCCGCGGCTGCCGAGACTGCGACTAAGCTCGAGACACAGGATCAGCCACCCACGGCTTTATCGCCGGCAGGTGGCGCATCCTGGGTTCTACCGCCGATCGATCTGCTCGAGAAGGTGACCGGCCATCCCGAACTGGCGAGCGCCGACGTTCAGGCCGGTGGTCGGCTTCTGAAGGAGACTTTGGCTGAATTCGGCGTTGAGGTCGACATCACTAACGTCGAGCGGGGCCCCGTCGTGACGCGCTATGAGCTCCTGCCGGCGCCGGGAGTGCGCGTCGAACGGATTACGGCGTTGAGCAACAACATCGCGTTGGCGATGAAGGCGGAGACCGTTCGGGTCCAGGCGCCGATTCCGGGCAAAGGTGTGGTGGGCATCGAGGTCCCCAACCTGAAGAGCACCGCAGTCTATCTGCGGGAAATTATCGAGAGCGACGTGTGGCAGAGCGGCAAGTTCGCGTTGCCACTATGTCTCGGCAAGGATGTCGGTGGCCGTGTGCAGGTGGCTGATCTCGCAGAGATGCCGCACCTCCTCATTGCCGGTGCCACGGGCTCCGGAAAAACGGTGTGTATGAACACCATTCTGACCGGTCTACTGATGAGCCGGACGCCCGATCAGCTCCGCCTGATGCTGGTCGATCCCAAGATTGTCGAATTTTCGAATTACAATCATCTGCCGCATCTGGTTGTCCCGGTCATTACGGACCCGAAGAAGGTCGCGCTCGGCCTTCGATGGGCGATCAACGAGATGGAGCGGCGGTACAAGCTCTTCGCCAGAGTGGGCGTGCGCAACATCAAGGCGTTCAACAGCCGACCCCAACAGAAGCAGGCGGAGCTCTTTCCCGAGGAACAGTCGGCTGCTGACGCGCCACAGGATGTGATTCCCGACCGACTCCCGTACATCGTCATCGTCGTGGATGAGCTCGCCGACCTCATGATGGTGGCCCAGGCAGAGATTGAAAATCAGATCGCGCGACTGGCCCAGCTATCCCGCGCCGTCGGTATCCACATGATTTTGGCGACCCAACGGCCTTCAGTGAACGTGATCACCGGTACCATCAAGGCCAATTTCCCGGCGCGAATTTCGTTCCAGGTCGCGCAAAAAGTGGACAGCCGAACGATTTTGGACGCCGCCGGAGCGGACAAGCTCCTCGGCAAGGGCGACATGCTGTTCCTGCCACCGGGAAGTCCCAAGCTGATTCGGGCGCAAGGGGCCTATACCACGGACGCGGAGATCAACCGCGTCATCGAATTTTGGAAGAAGCAGGGCGTCCCGCAGTATGAGTCATCGATTCGGGAAAAGATCGAAGGCAAACAGGTCGAGCTCCCTGACATGGAGGAGGACGACGAGCTGTTGGAGCAGGCCATCGAAATCATCCGCCAGACGCGGCGCGCCTCCACGTCGTCCTTGCAACGGCGTCTGCGTATCGGATACACCCGGGCTGCTCGGATTATGGATCTGCTCGAACAGAAGGGAATCGTTGGCCCGGCGCAAGGTGCGGATCCGCGTGAAATCCTGATTGATTTGGATGGCGAAATTCCGGGCAATCCGCCTGAGCCAAAAGCGTAA
- a CDS encoding tetratricopeptide repeat protein gives MKATPPAPPRRRRAWALLALLCGLAFRAAFGVDPSDQLQFADGLFSRGLYEFAIREYRVVTERGSPAEAATALFRTGEAFKRMGRVADAKNAYRAAIARDPEHADSYWARLRLAELEMQDKNYTLAEDVLAALEKQAGTPAAVQPAVRALRARALIRLNRAGEAENLFRRIIHEHADSPYASVARVELAAILIQSGFGTNEVLTLLDEACQFGGSSPVASEALRMKADYLYRLGDFAGSAQAYATFFALFPESPEIESLRLPAAWALLKAKRVDEAIAWAGGREDTPEWLYFRANAEREAGRPSAAQDFYQRLLTNFPASAESQSAALELAALLYQASDYARARDAALLAKPDPSTDPDRFWILADCARQLGRLDEAVTNYDAAARSTNSDQAAAARFLAARVRQDQQRWEEAAKRYREMANSFPDHPLAPEARYAAGFCESQNGRLEAAVSDWTELIRRHPGHALIENAIFSKAQAERSLERFDDAQATLKRFLAEYSESPLAPEAYLLYGTLLERTGDFEGADRQYQQALLKNPTAGLRRRILARRLATLQRLGKEDEALISLNLLVGLGAGRDLPLPLLEWAARKNLEKKTWGAALAAARVMIEVSPSEESRQIARYLEGRALVGLGRDGEAADAFRLAASLSASTEEGIEAAWRWGELALTAGRLEDAARAFEQAASLARSPSLADVRAKSYLGLARVYEMQQRWMEAARQYLAVGILYEDPEITPSALESAARAFERAGEEEEAARIREELHARYSVASP, from the coding sequence ATGAAAGCGACACCCCCAGCTCCGCCGCGGCGGCGCCGGGCCTGGGCCCTGTTGGCGCTGTTGTGCGGGCTGGCCTTCCGGGCGGCTTTTGGAGTCGACCCTTCCGACCAGCTTCAATTTGCCGATGGTCTCTTTAGCCGCGGCCTATACGAATTCGCGATTCGCGAATACCGGGTCGTCACCGAACGCGGATCTCCTGCCGAGGCCGCTACGGCCCTCTTCCGGACGGGTGAGGCCTTCAAGCGGATGGGGCGTGTAGCGGACGCGAAGAATGCCTATCGCGCCGCGATTGCACGAGACCCAGAACACGCCGATTCCTACTGGGCACGACTCAGGCTCGCCGAGCTCGAAATGCAAGACAAGAACTACACCCTCGCGGAAGATGTTCTCGCAGCGCTGGAAAAGCAGGCGGGCACGCCGGCAGCCGTCCAGCCCGCGGTACGCGCTTTGAGGGCCCGCGCGCTAATTCGCCTGAACCGAGCCGGCGAGGCGGAAAACCTGTTTCGCAGAATTATTCACGAACATGCGGACTCGCCGTATGCGTCTGTCGCGCGCGTTGAACTGGCGGCCATCCTGATCCAATCGGGCTTTGGCACGAATGAAGTTCTCACACTCCTCGATGAGGCCTGCCAATTCGGGGGTTCATCACCTGTCGCATCCGAAGCGCTCCGGATGAAGGCGGACTACCTTTATCGCTTGGGCGACTTTGCCGGCAGCGCTCAAGCTTACGCGACTTTCTTTGCGCTTTTCCCCGAATCGCCCGAAATCGAATCCCTGCGCCTCCCCGCGGCCTGGGCCCTTCTCAAGGCCAAAAGAGTGGATGAAGCCATCGCCTGGGCCGGCGGCCGGGAGGATACGCCGGAATGGCTTTATTTTCGCGCGAATGCGGAGCGCGAGGCCGGACGCCCGAGCGCGGCACAGGATTTTTATCAGCGTCTGCTCACGAATTTTCCGGCCTCCGCGGAATCGCAATCCGCCGCGCTGGAGCTCGCCGCGCTCCTGTACCAAGCGTCCGATTACGCCAGGGCGCGCGACGCGGCGCTGCTGGCGAAACCGGATCCTTCCACCGACCCCGACCGGTTTTGGATCCTCGCGGATTGCGCCCGGCAGCTCGGCCGGCTGGACGAAGCTGTTACGAATTATGATGCGGCCGCCCGATCGACTAATTCAGACCAAGCCGCTGCTGCGCGCTTCCTCGCCGCGCGCGTCAGGCAGGATCAACAGCGATGGGAGGAGGCTGCGAAACGATATCGCGAGATGGCGAATTCGTTCCCTGACCATCCTCTCGCTCCAGAAGCCCGATATGCCGCCGGTTTTTGCGAATCCCAAAATGGGCGTCTCGAAGCTGCGGTCTCGGATTGGACCGAATTGATCCGCCGGCATCCCGGACACGCGTTGATAGAAAACGCCATTTTCTCAAAAGCCCAGGCCGAGCGTTCGCTCGAACGATTTGACGATGCGCAGGCCACTCTGAAGCGTTTTTTGGCCGAATACTCGGAAAGTCCCCTCGCGCCGGAAGCATATCTCCTGTACGGGACCCTCCTCGAACGGACCGGCGATTTTGAAGGGGCGGACCGCCAGTACCAGCAGGCCCTGCTCAAAAACCCGACGGCAGGATTGCGGCGCCGAATCTTAGCGAGACGCCTCGCCACTTTGCAGCGGCTCGGGAAGGAGGACGAGGCGCTGATTTCTCTCAATCTTCTGGTGGGACTTGGCGCAGGACGTGATTTGCCGCTTCCGCTGTTGGAATGGGCGGCGCGCAAGAATTTGGAGAAGAAAACGTGGGGCGCCGCATTGGCTGCGGCCCGGGTAATGATAGAAGTCTCTCCGTCCGAGGAGTCGAGGCAGATTGCGCGGTACTTGGAGGGCCGCGCTTTGGTTGGGCTGGGTCGAGACGGAGAGGCCGCCGATGCTTTTCGCCTGGCGGCCAGCCTTTCCGCCTCGACGGAAGAGGGGATCGAGGCGGCGTGGCGATGGGGGGAGTTAGCGCTTACGGCAGGTCGGCTGGAGGATGCTGCTCGCGCCTTTGAGCAGGCTGCGTCGCTGGCCCGCAGCCCGTCGCTTGCCGATGTGCGCGCGAAGAGTTACCTTGGTCTCGCGCGGGTATACGAAATGCAACAACGGTGGATGGAAGCCGCTCGTCAGTATTTGGCTGTCGGGATCCTTTACGAAGACCCTGAGATCACGCCGTCCGCGCTTGAATCTGCCGCGCGCGCCTTTGAACGCGCGGGAGAGGAGGAAGAGGCGGCCCGAATTCGTGAGGAGCTTCACGCCCGCTATTCGGTGGCCTCGCCATGA
- the pgsA gene encoding CDP-diacylglycerol--glycerol-3-phosphate 3-phosphatidyltransferase, producing MNLPNLLTMSRLALAGVIMALLTIQKPFFFSAALFVFILAGITDFLDGHIARKRRLISSFGRLMDPLTDKVMVCAAFVSFVEIQIPRGSQLAPLVPAWIVVVIISREFLVTGLRLLAASRGNILSAGKWGKHKTVWQIVAIVLLLLGLAIRHDILHGASPQLLANYDFAFFYIARGLSLGVAVITVASGALYFLQHRELISGGRT from the coding sequence GTGAATTTGCCGAACCTCCTCACGATGAGCCGGCTGGCGCTTGCTGGCGTCATCATGGCGTTGCTGACGATTCAAAAGCCATTTTTCTTCAGCGCAGCCCTTTTTGTTTTCATTCTCGCCGGGATCACGGATTTTCTGGACGGCCACATCGCGAGAAAACGCCGGCTGATTTCCTCCTTTGGGCGCCTGATGGACCCCCTGACGGACAAGGTCATGGTCTGTGCTGCGTTTGTAAGCTTCGTGGAAATTCAGATTCCTCGGGGTTCGCAACTTGCGCCCTTGGTGCCGGCGTGGATCGTCGTCGTGATTATTTCCCGAGAGTTTTTGGTGACCGGACTCCGCCTTCTCGCGGCATCCCGGGGCAACATTTTGTCCGCGGGCAAATGGGGCAAGCACAAAACCGTCTGGCAGATCGTGGCAATCGTGCTGCTGCTATTGGGGCTCGCGATACGGCACGACATTTTGCACGGCGCGAGCCCCCAGTTGCTGGCCAATTATGATTTTGCATTCTTCTACATCGCCCGCGGCCTTTCGCTGGGCGTCGCCGTGATCACCGTGGCATCCGGAGCGCTCTATTTTCTCCAGCATCGCGAATTAATCTCCGGCGGGCGGACCTAA
- a CDS encoding biopolymer transporter ExbD: MNFRTRAKPETMGFQMAPMIDVVFLLLCFFVASQIFAQWEAEIDITLPTARTSEIPRRLPGEVILNIRANGDVVVNGRSLQSAELGTMLKRLAQLFPGQPVLIRADKSVAYQHVISVLDLCRQADIWNISFATAMPET, translated from the coding sequence ATGAATTTCCGAACGCGCGCGAAGCCCGAAACGATGGGGTTTCAGATGGCGCCGATGATCGATGTCGTGTTCTTGTTGCTCTGTTTTTTTGTGGCAAGCCAGATTTTCGCGCAATGGGAGGCGGAAATCGACATCACCCTTCCAACCGCCCGCACCAGCGAGATTCCTCGCCGGCTGCCGGGGGAGGTGATCCTAAACATCCGGGCGAACGGCGATGTTGTTGTCAACGGACGCTCACTACAATCCGCTGAACTGGGCACTATGTTGAAACGGCTTGCCCAACTCTTTCCAGGTCAACCGGTTCTGATCCGGGCGGATAAATCAGTCGCCTACCAGCATGTGATCTCGGTCCTAGACCTCTGCCGGCAAGCTGACATTTGGAACATTTCCTTCGCGACGGCTATGCCGGAGACCTGA
- a CDS encoding universal stress protein, whose product MIKTITVFTDGSDCGTTAVSYGVFLAKRLGARLIGTHVLDSRMLEGPLMADISGWLGAQPYSGQLKQFRDLLQQRGQAVLDAFSQTAESEGVEAELKLLMGHPARVILQEEAKTELLVFGRNGEHVEQAGEFIGSTADRVMHRSVKPCLITPCSFRPIRKMLCAFDGSPPASKALHEAVELALALQVPLVIITVAEHHDLAAARDIAEDAMRIARAHECAAANLVVEGRPDQSIALKAEELGCDLIVVGSHGHSKIREMILGSTTHYLIANSRLPVMLVR is encoded by the coding sequence ATGATCAAAACTATAACAGTCTTCACCGACGGCTCAGATTGCGGGACGACGGCGGTCAGTTACGGCGTCTTTCTGGCGAAGCGGCTCGGGGCGCGCTTGATCGGAACTCACGTGCTCGATTCACGCATGCTCGAAGGCCCGCTCATGGCCGACATCTCCGGCTGGCTCGGCGCGCAACCCTACAGCGGACAACTCAAACAATTTCGCGATCTCCTGCAGCAACGCGGGCAGGCGGTTCTCGACGCCTTTTCCCAAACCGCGGAAAGCGAAGGGGTCGAGGCGGAGCTCAAACTGCTGATGGGCCATCCGGCGCGCGTTATCTTACAGGAAGAGGCCAAAACCGAGCTGCTCGTTTTCGGCCGAAATGGCGAACACGTGGAACAGGCCGGTGAATTCATCGGTTCCACGGCGGATCGCGTCATGCACCGGTCCGTCAAGCCATGCCTGATCACTCCGTGTTCTTTTCGGCCCATCCGGAAAATGTTATGCGCCTTTGACGGAAGTCCGCCTGCGAGCAAAGCCTTACATGAGGCCGTGGAGCTGGCTCTCGCGCTTCAGGTCCCGCTCGTCATTATTACAGTGGCCGAACATCACGATCTCGCCGCCGCGCGCGACATCGCGGAAGATGCCATGCGGATCGCAAGGGCCCATGAGTGCGCCGCGGCCAACCTCGTCGTCGAGGGCCGACCAGATCAGTCGATAGCCCTGAAGGCGGAAGAGCTCGGCTGTGATTTGATTGTCGTTGGATCTCACGGGCATTCCAAGATCCGTGAGATGATCCTCGGCAGCACGACGCATTATCTGATCGCCAATTCTCGGCTCCCCGTGATGCTGGTTCGTTAA
- a CDS encoding MotA/TolQ/ExbB proton channel family protein: protein MTLKYWAICIWLGTAVGAAAESAPDSVAGTAPESLTLREIIQTGGWPMYALGAMSVAGVALIFYFMFALRRDQVAPRELIERLKGLVIEGRWVEARAACRNDGSALAAIIGAALDYVLRTPKPDPGLLREIVEGEGGRQATLIQNQTQYLLDIAAIAPMIGLLGTVLGMLRAFNSVALDLAKAKPMLLAGGVSQALVTTVAGLIVAIPAMVAYAYFRGRVSRLISELEKQAAELVSMLQKE, encoded by the coding sequence ATGACGCTGAAATATTGGGCAATATGCATTTGGCTTGGGACCGCGGTCGGCGCCGCGGCAGAGAGCGCGCCGGATTCGGTCGCGGGGACGGCTCCAGAATCCCTCACCCTACGAGAGATCATTCAAACCGGCGGATGGCCCATGTACGCGCTTGGCGCCATGTCCGTGGCGGGCGTGGCGCTTATTTTTTACTTCATGTTCGCGTTGAGGCGCGATCAGGTCGCGCCGCGCGAGCTGATTGAACGCCTCAAGGGCCTCGTCATCGAGGGGCGCTGGGTCGAGGCCAGGGCTGCCTGCCGGAACGACGGGTCTGCATTGGCCGCCATCATCGGTGCGGCACTCGACTACGTTCTGCGCACGCCGAAGCCGGATCCGGGCTTATTGCGCGAAATCGTCGAGGGAGAGGGCGGCCGCCAGGCCACCCTGATTCAGAATCAAACGCAGTACCTTCTCGATATCGCCGCGATTGCGCCAATGATCGGGCTGCTGGGAACGGTGCTGGGCATGTTGCGCGCGTTCAATTCGGTGGCGCTCGACCTGGCGAAGGCGAAACCGATGCTTCTGGCCGGCGGTGTGTCGCAGGCGCTGGTGACCACGGTGGCCGGCCTGATTGTCGCCATTCCCGCGATGGTCGCCTATGCCTACTTCCGGGGCCGCGTTTCGAGGCTGATTTCCGAATTGGAAAAACAGGCGGCCGAACTCGTCTCGATGCTACAGAAGGAGTAG